The genomic window CCTTATAATTACAAAGTAAAAGATCTAATCCTTTTTTTAGAAGAATTTGGTTATAATGTTAAAGCAACGGATAGTGAGAATTTTATTGCAATACCTGAGGATGGTTGATGAATGAAAATAATAGTTGATGGAACTGTTCTCGAACAGCCAGCTACTGGAATTGCCAAAAGTTTGTTAGAACTATACAAAAAATGCATAGAGCTCGACCATTCACTAGAAGTGACAGTGATTCATAGAAAACCTCTCAAAATTAGTCTTCCTAATGGAATAAAATCTAAACAAATCAGTATAAATTTTACAGATAAACTCAACATTAATAACATCCTATGGCGCTATGTAATATTGCCATGTTATATACTGAAGAATCGACCCAAATTTGTACATTTCCCCTGGAACGGCAACGTCCCCCCATTCATTAGGGTTTATACAAATATAGTGCTAACTATTCATGATGTTTTACCTTTGACCATTCCTGATTACTTTAAATCAAAAAATGAGAGAGATAAATATATAAAGAGTTTACAAACCAGTATTAATCGCTCCAAAAAAATATTCACAGTATCAGAATATTCAAAAAAAGAAATCCTTCAAAATTTTGTAGTAGATGTGGATATAGAAGTGATTTTACATGGGTCAACTCTTAAAAAAGTGAAAACTGAAAGCAAAGGCAATCCTAAGTTCAAATATTTTCTCTATGTAGGAGGTTATGATCCACGTAAAGGACTGGAAAAATTGCTGAAAGTATTTTTAAAACTACATGAAGAAAAAAAGTTAAGAAATAAACTGGTTCTAACCGGATCTAAAAACTATTTTTCACCATCTTTTAAGAATTTAGTTACTGAAGGAGTAAATTCAGGCATAGTTATAGAAAAAGGCTATATAACTGATGAAGAGTTGTCTTTACTTTACTCCAATGCCACTGCATTAATATATCCCTCGAAATATGAAGGATTTGGGCTTCCTGTTTTGGAAGCCATGTCTATGGGATGTCCGGTAATAACTACGAAATGTACATCGATACCTGAAGTTTGTGGAGATGCTGCGTATTATGTGGATGTTGACAATGAAATAAATTTATCTGAGGCCTTAATAAAGTTAGAAACTGATGTAAACCTACAAAAAAGCCTTATAAATAAAGGAAAACAACGCGCGTCAAAATTCTCCTGGTCATCCTCAGCAAAAATATTCTTGGAAAAATTAATGAAAAATCAAAAGTAATTATATTTTTTTATTCTTAAAAATAGAAACAAAATGACTTATGTCCTACCATTAATTGTTTAGCTTAGAGAGAGTTTGTGCAAGCTCAGATAACACAAATATAA from Methanofastidiosum sp. includes these protein-coding regions:
- a CDS encoding glycosyltransferase family 4 protein encodes the protein MKIIVDGTVLEQPATGIAKSLLELYKKCIELDHSLEVTVIHRKPLKISLPNGIKSKQISINFTDKLNINNILWRYVILPCYILKNRPKFVHFPWNGNVPPFIRVYTNIVLTIHDVLPLTIPDYFKSKNERDKYIKSLQTSINRSKKIFTVSEYSKKEILQNFVVDVDIEVILHGSTLKKVKTESKGNPKFKYFLYVGGYDPRKGLEKLLKVFLKLHEEKKLRNKLVLTGSKNYFSPSFKNLVTEGVNSGIVIEKGYITDEELSLLYSNATALIYPSKYEGFGLPVLEAMSMGCPVITTKCTSIPEVCGDAAYYVDVDNEINLSEALIKLETDVNLQKSLINKGKQRASKFSWSSSAKIFLEKLMKNQK